Sequence from the Neomonachus schauinslandi chromosome 9, ASM220157v2, whole genome shotgun sequence genome:
TAATAATTGGGTGGAGAATAATTTAGACTGGATATTTATTGGATGTGGGAATTAGGggaaatgtcctttaaaaaagtAGAATTAGGTTGGAGAGGGATGGTTTCTACTCTTCAGAAGATGGGTGCAGGTAGGTTCCAGGTTTGGTTTTACAAACCTGAACCTCCCTCCTGCCTAGCTTGACAGAGactaatttttcatctttttggtgTTGGTTCAATTTGTGTCTGTAATTGAGACTTCTTCCTCTCTTTATAGGATCTGTCTTGGGGACAGAGGGACCCTGGTCTTTAACTGAATTGATTATTGATGTTTTAGAATGGTTTTCATCAGATGGAGTCAGATATAAAGATATCAATGGGTTAACCATCTAGAAATAAGAATGGAAGCCCCAGATTgctagaataataataaaaggccacaaataaaattgtttctctctcctccactttgCCATTTCTATGGTTTAGAGATTAATGGAGCCAAATCCATTAACATTCTGAtttagtatacttttttttttttttaaagcatcaggATATATTGAGGTAGATTAGGGAAACaaatacttggggcacctgggtggctcaggcggttaagcacccgactcatggttttggctcaggttataatctcatgggtcatgagatcaggctccacactcagtggggccTCTGtgtgaggattctctccctctgtcccttcccccactcgcaTGCGTGcgcattctctaaaataaataaacatatctttaaaaaaaatttaaaagaacaaaaactttaaaaggcAGTACATGTGCTATCTATCACTGGGCAGATATTTTTCCTGTACCTGCTACAACACAGGCTCTTGCCCAGAAGAGGTGTCtagaaatgcctttaaaaataaattcagaattccAGAAAGAGTAGGGAATCCTAGTTCAGCTTCAGGGTCATTCCCAGGACCTAATTTATTTCTGGCAGATGTTTGCTATCTTTAcactttttcaatatttttgctTATGGCCTGCCTGCCTGTGGCTGACCCACTTAACTTCTCATTTCTATTTAGTACCCGAAGAAGAATACAGGTTTCATGTCAGTGGTGGTGGTCTTTGCCCATTCCACCATTCGAGAGCTTagaatataaaaccaatgcaATAACAATAAAAGGACATCTTTATTTTATCTATATACTTTAGTAAGCTGAAAGTCTGGGTCTCTGACAGAAAGGAAAGTCAACATAGTTAACTAGGAATAGAGGAAACAATAGGCAAACAGAAGTATAATAAATTAGGACACGGAACAGAGTTGTTGCTTATTAACACTGGCAATGGAAGAATATATCCAAtgctaaaagaatgaaatatagaaataaaccATACTTAATGAGTATATTACCTCTCACCCCCAGTGATGCCAAGAATTGTTTTTACAACCTTTAAGTTGCAGGAAATGAGAGAGCTACATGAGTGTGGGAGATATCTAAACATCCTCCTGAAGTACTAGCCTTATATAACACCTGACCATTTTCCTAGGAGGTAATACAGAGTGTATATGGTAAAAGTCAAGAGAAGGGTACACAGTGAAACCAGGAAACAAGGCAGGGAAACATTTTCCAAGGCCATCACACTTAATGGGTATTGTATGCTACAGGTCTTCCTTAAGCAATATGTAAAAATCAGACCTTGAAGACGATCTATCTGGAAATAGTCCATGCTTCTCTTGACCTGGCTAATCCCATCTGTCTCTGTTCGTAGAGAGTCTGCAGCAGAGGGCAGGAAGGCAGATATGGGCATTTATAACAAAAAGGGTAATTAAGGCCCTCTCAAACCATTACATGAAGTTTATCAAGATAGCACATCACCAGTGCTGCTGCCCCAGTTTTCTCCATTGTGTGATAACTAACTTTTCCAAACTAAGATTTGATACACCTAGTGTGACAAAGGCTTTGTTGCTAATTATGAAACTCTCTAGAACATTTTAGTGGCTTATGGTAATAAGGCCagaatatttaaacaaaactatTTTGGAAGACCTGGGGAGGAGACTGGAGACCTGGAGACTATGCCGATAGACGATTACCAGCGAGGCAGGATTCTTATGCCTCTGGGGAGGTTGTACttgtttaataactttttttaaaactttattattgaaattttcaaaaaatacgAAAGTAGAGTAGTATAATGAGCTGATGAGTATCCATCACCCAACTTCAACAAATAACTCCTagccaattttttttcatttctactctCTCTGTCCTATGTCCACTAGATTATACTAAAGCAAAACCCGGACAATCATTTAACTTCCTATCTTTGAACATTTTAGTATGTTATCtctaaaaaaagactatttttaaaaacgtaatcatagggcgcctgggtggctcagttggttaagcgactgccttcggctcaggtcatgatcctggagtcccgggatcgagtcccgcatcgggctccctgctcggcagggagcctgcttctgcctctgaccctcccccctctcatgtgctctctcattctctctctctcaaataaataaataaaatcttaaaaaaaaaaaacgtaatcATAACAACCATTATGCCtacaaaagaaaactattaacAATTCCTTAATATCAAATATCCAAGAGATATTCAGTTTTCAACTTtcttataaatgtttttgttttcgtttttttacAGTTTGTTTCAATCAGGATCCAATTAGGGGCCATATATTTGTAGATGGTTTATATGTCTCAATTCTTTTTTCATCTGTAGGTTAATCCCTCCATTTGTGAGGATCTCAGGGATGTTATTTCCCCAGTGGTGCCTCTTAGGGCTTAGATCCTAATTTTTTGCCAATGAAAATAAAGGGCATTTGGAATATGAGAGCAAAATATTTACCTACCTTAGGATGTCCTTGGGGTCACCAGGAGCTTGGCATTGAAAAAGGGCCTAAATATCCTCAAAACCTGGGCCATAAAAGTTAACTTAAAGGTCAAGACTGGACTTTTCATGTAGAGCTTCTTACAAACCTCTCTTCTCGTTCCAATGCCCTTTTCCTCTTGTTGCCTACATTATATCAATCCCATAAATTTATAAAGCATTATTCTAACCATCTCTAGAGACATGCACGTGGTTTTTCCCTGTTCAAGCAGTACCTCTGCCCAAAAGATATATTCCATTGAAATACTTTTTTGTGGAACTTTTGGGAATGTTAGTTGTGTCTACACACTTAGTTCACACTGGCCAGGACCTCTCAGTTTAAATCCATTCACTACCATGTGACCTAATTTTTAAACCCCAAACTAGGAAGCTAATCTGATAGTAGGATAGAATCTTTGAAACTGAGACCATCCTGGAAGATTGTGAACATATGATTACCACATTTGAAACCCTTGTCATTCTCCACTGGTTATATTCCACCACCTTAACAGGTGACCAAAAAGGCATTCTGTGCAGGCCTAACCATGTGAGTTTTTCACATGCAGGCAAATTAGATTAGCCAGGGCTCACCTGCTGGACTGGTAGCTGGAAACCAGAAAGACTCTCTAGTGGGGTTCTGCTTTCCCTCTGACCTGGAGGATAGAATTGGAATGGTGAAAGTTAACTCCCTTGGGCAGTTCTTTGGCAGTGTTACTTATGGGTCAGGGTAAATAGGTAGGTCTTAATCTGTAGGACACtactcagaaagaaaaagacttggcTAAGCAATTTAAGAGGTAGGTTATAAAGTCCATTCTTTTCCTAACTTCGTTTCACCTTGAAAATCTTCATTTTAGTATATATGCCAATGGTTGAAGCTCCATTCCTTCGGGAATGTTATTTAACATACCTGAATTGTTGGGGGTGAGGACTCTTGTGTGGCCTGAATCCCCACCATTTAGGGATGGTCTGAAAGAAAAAATCCCCTGTCCAGAAGAGGCAGGTGAAGGCCTACGGAGGGGAAATAGAAGCATcagcagagaaaaggaaggtaAAGGTAAAAAGCATATAGAAGGGGAGAGCCTATATATTTGGACAAGACAGGAAATAAATACCCTGCTTGCGACTGAAAGTAATCTGGACATATATAAGACACAGTACTATTAAATGCTCTCTTGTTTACAAGGTAGATTTATAAACTTCACTGGTATAAGCCAGTAGAAAAGTAACCCCAGGGTTACAGTGTGAACAGATCCCCAGTGAAAGGAAGCATAATTACTTACCTGTAAGATAGGCTGTGAGTAGAAGCTGGTGAAGGGGTttctggaaaacataaaaatgagccTGTGAGATAACCCATGAACTGGAGAAGAGATTCATTCAGGTATACTTGGGACCTGGGCAAAGAAACTGGGGACCAAAGATTTTCAGTATATATGTTAGGCTTAAGGGCTAATAGCAAGTGAAAAAGCTCACAAATCACCTAGCAGTGTCTCCTAAAgttgctttcctctctctctctccttttttttaaaggttttatttattttgagagagagagcacaaacggggggaggggcagatggagagggagaagcagactccctgctgagcagggagccccatgtgggggctcaatcccaggacccgaggatcatgacctgagctgaaggcagacacttagtggactgagccacccaggccccccatctCTTTCATTAATTTGTGCACCAGGATTCATTACTGCTTGGATGTGCTGTAATATATCTGTGCTTTCGTTTCCCCTCTAAGATGGGGATTACCAGAAAGAATGGCTAAAGACAAAGGGTCATTAAATTGGTTAGGAGTGACAGCAAAAATGATGGCATAAGGACCTCCAAAAGTTCTTTccataaaaggaatgagaaaactggcaaaaattgtcagaatcaactttttcagaactctaaATTAACAAAGGGCTTGCAGCAGTCTAGGGAATGTTTATTCCAGAAAAATAGCCAAATGAGGTTAAAAACAATGAactttgtggcattttaacttgCCCTATTCCCATTTCTCCTCCAGCTCCGTGGTAGCCTTGAAAACCAACATTCTGGCAGTCATCGCGGGGATGAAATGGGGTTGCAACTCTTTCAAAGCCTCATTCCCAGAAAATAATCATTTGACCCATCCAGTGGCAACTGGAAGACTCCACTTGCAAGGCTGCCTTTATTTGACCTGACCTGGAGCGCAAACTCATCAGGAATTGATGCTTAGAGTTTACCACCTGTGAAAAGCCTTCTCCCCAGGAGTGTTTGCTGTAAACAATTAGAAGTGTTTGTTTGGGCTGCCTGAGAATGTGCACATCAATTGGGGCAAATAATAGGCTAATGGGAAAGCTTAGATGAAGAGATGGGGAATGAGTTTTTGGTGGGGACTCTGAAAACAACACATTCTTAGGATCTAGACCATATGCATATGCAGGACTGTACGCATGCTCAGAGAAGACCTGAAAAGGCCCCAGTCTCTTACCGTGAGGTCATACAAGCAGGTTGAAGGCTAAGGCACAGTTGTCAATTGCCTGGCTAAGTGCTGAAAGTGAaccccaacacatacacacagaatccCTCAGCAAAGACTGAGAGACTTACTGGTTCAAAGTGTTTAAGGGATTCTCTGTCCAATCATTAGCTGACCACTAAACTAACTGAATAGAGACTTTGGTGGCTCTACATGacaatacagattttatttttatacagaattatttttaaaaagtcactaaacaacaataaacagaaagaacaaaaaaaccctggggagggggaagaatcTGATTCCTAGAATTACcatgttatattattttaaatgtccagtttccaaaaaaaaatgaggtatgcaaagaaacaagaaagtatgacccatataaagaaataaagcaatcaATAGAAGCTGTCCTTGAGGAAGCCCAGACATTGGACTAAGCCCAGCCTAGACTTTgtctagacaaagactttaaatcaggtattttatttaaaagattttatttatttgagagagagagagagatagcgagagagagcttGACTAGGGACGAGAGGCTCCCTGTGAACAGGGAGTCCCATGAGATgttcaatcccagcaccctgagatcatgacctgagctcaaggcagatgctaccgactgagctacccaggtgccctaaatcaggtattttaaatatgctcaaaTATCTTTGGAAACTATGTCTAAAGCACTAAAGGAAAGTATGAGTATGGTATCTCAACAAATAGAGAAtactaatgaagaaaaaatatatttaaaagaaccaaatataaattttggaattgaaaagtgtaataaaaattaaaacttcactAGAGCAGCTCATCAgcacaaacagaagaaaaaaagtcagcAATTTAAAGTCCATTGAGATTATCCAatgtgaggaagagaaagaaaaaataatgaagaaaaatgaaaagagactcAGAGACCTTGGTGAACACCATCAAGTATATCAACATATGCATTATGGGATTTCTAGAAGATGAAAAAAGAGGAACAAGGCAGAAagactatttgaagaaataatggttgacaACTTCCcaaattaggttaaaaaaaatgaatctacacatccaagaagctcaacttCTGAAGAAGTCTGTTAGATTTAGTTGGTATATAATGTTTTTCAAATCTTCTATTCCATTGCTTATCTTCTATCTAGTTGTTCTATTTgttattgaaagtggggtattaagTCCAATAGTTTCCCTCTGATTCTCTTCAATTCTGTTAGTTTTGCTTCATGTCTTTTAGGACTTTGTtgttagatatatatatatatatatttaaggattttatttatttgagagagagaaagaggaaagagaacgaattggggaaggggcagagagagaagggggctccctgctctgtggggagagtacaagcaggggcagtggcagaggcagagggagaagcagactccccgctgagcagggagcccaatacaggactccatcccaggacccccggatcatgacctgagccaaaggcaaatgcttaactgactgagccacccaggcgccccatgccatACATTTTAAAGTATCTAAATTATACAAAGTATTTTGTCctaccacaatggaatgaaattaaaaataataggagGAAAtctgggaaaattaaaaatatgttgataTTAAACAACACAATGCCAAATAACcaatgattcaaaaaaaaaaatcacaaaagaaattagaaaatactttgagacgAATGAAAACAAAGCCAGAAAATACTAAACCTTATAGGACACAatgaaagcagtgcttagagtGAAATTTATAACTGAAAATGTCTACATTAAAAATGCAGATCTCCAATCAATAATCCAAACTTTTGTCTTAAGAAACTAAAAGAGAACTAAACCCAGGAAAGAAATAAAGcttagagcagaaagaaatgaaatagagaatagaaaaacacagaaaatcaacaaaaccaaaagtagTTTCTTTGAAATGTTCAACTGGATTGGCTAGTCTTCAGCCAGGCTAtccaagaaaaaaagtagaaagcttcaaataactaaaatcaggaACGAAAGAGAGAATATTACTACTAACCTGACAAATTCTGTAGAACTTCTACATTTTTCAAAGGGTGAATATGAAAGAATCAGAGGGAAACTATTTggtgattttcaaaaatgtttatccAGAAAGAAATGTGCAAATTTCACAATTGCGTCTtgtgaaagaaagggaaatcctcTCTGATTAAGTATTCTCTATGGACTGGCTAATGCCCTTGaaaatagtaataacaaaaaTAGTTCTAAGAGGAAAGGGACAAGAAATTAAGTGGTTATTCTTCActggaatatttttaagtttaatacACAGTGAAGAAGCCTGATACACTGCAGGCTAACATAATCAGTGTCTAGTTAACCTTCCTTTTAGACCTAACTTCTACTGCCATCTtgtggcaattaaaaaaatccaaatctatTTTACTCAAGTTACCCTCCATCTCTTGACCAGAGGTTTTCAATGACTTTCTATTGCTCAAAAAAAAGTTCCTCCTATCAGTTTGAGAACAGGAATATCATTACTTGAAAAGTAGTAATATATCTCTGGATACATGGAATCAatgtctggaaaaaaacaaacggCATTATATTATGCACAGAAAATGCATAATAGCATTATATTTGCAGAGAAAACCAGAAATCTGCTGGTATCTGGCACAAAATATGTTGGTTTCTgaccctttttttcccttctcaccAATATAAGAGTCCCTGGGAGTGCTTCTTCCCTGCAGGCCTCTGGCTCCCTAATGgacaaataataaacatcaaTTAATAATTATACCCCAATTCTCTGGCTTCCATATTCTGTTATTTCTCTACATCTACACATTGAAGCATATGTTGTTCTGCCAGAATAGGCATGCTAGTCCAGAAGGATACACACTTTATTACTTCCAAAATGAATTATTACTGTTAATTCAGTCATTGAATAGTTTGCACTACTTTCATCCCATTCATTCtgttagcttctttttttaatttaatttaatttatttatttttaaagattttatttatttatttgacagagagagacacacagcgagagagggaacacaagcagggggagtgggagagggagaagcaggctccccactgagcagggggaccggatgcagggctcaatcccaggaccctgggatcatgacctgagccgaaggcagacgcttaatgactgagccaccaggcgccccagattctcttttttttaaagacatatttatttattttagagagtgagagcgagtgagttgggggaggggtagagggagggaatctttcaagcagactccctgctgagtgtggagccccacccatcccatgacccatgagatcatgaggtcaagagatcatgacctgagccaaaaccggcccaactgactgagccactctgaCGCCCCTCTCTGTGTTAGCttctaacattttttctttttagcactgccAAAAGAAAAGAGTCCAGGCATGGCATTGGATAATTTATACCAAAACCAATATAAGCTTAATATTCTTGCCTGACATCTTTGCTTTCATTTAGCATTAGAAAtcaagatagcaggaggggaagagtgaaggggggggaaatcggagggggagacgaaccatgaaagactatggactctgagaaacaaactgagggttctagaggggaggacagtggggggatgggttagcctggtgatgggttattaaagggcatgttctgcatggagcactgggtgttatacgcaaataatgaatcatggaacactacatcaaaaactaatgatgtaatatatggtgattaacataacataaaaaaaaaaaatctcaatctgGGAAGAGAAGGTAAATATTACTTACTTGTCTATTACTTACTTGTCCCAAACTACTAAAGCCAGACATTCTGTAAGGGATAGATTCCACTGAGGGGGACCGACTGTATAAggtgagacaaaaagaaaacaaacaaacctggtgTGAAACTTGACATAGACCTAAAGTCTCCTCAGTCCCTACCTCTGACGTATCTAGGTATTTCTTTTATCTTCCAACTTTTGCCAGCAGTTTTCATGTGGCTATGTAGGCTTCCTACTCACCTGACCACCAGGCTGCTATGCTGAGAACTGGGTCGTGGAGTGACTGGAAGAGAATCAAGTGAGGAATGAAGAGCTGCCATCCGTGCCGTGCCCTGCCTTGCCTAGCCAACCTGTTACAAATGGGCATCTGGTTGTATGTTCTTCTCATATCATACACAAGATTGGGAAAATCTCATTATAGTCTCTGAGAGGAAACTACCCTCTATATGGGAGAAGGAGATTTATTCATCTCACATAGATATCTGGGCAAACAAGTGTTCTCTACCTGACTGTGAGGGAGAAGTAATGCCCACTGGTCGAGGTGTGGCCAAcctgcaagggaaaaaaagatgaagctCTAAGCAGAAGTTAAGTGTCCCCTGAGAGGATCAATCAGATCACTGTTTATAGAAATAACAGCTTACTATCTGAGCGCAAATTGCTTACTATCATGTATTACAGGTATCATCTCAAAATAAGGAGGCAAAGTTTCCATATGAGACTCCTTGGCTCTCTAACCCTAAGTGAGATCTTCTCTACTGCCTGTAATAGGAGAAATTTTGAagtcctcctttcttccttccctcagtGCCTTACCAAGTACTCTCAATTTTACATGCATCTATCCATCTGTTCATCTACTCATAAATCCATCATTCCTTCACTCCTGCCATCCTCTCATTCATCTCtctaacaagcatttatttagtgtttataCATCCTTGATCCTGAGATTACAAAGATAACTAGAATAGAGTTCCTATCTTTGAAAGGTTCACAGGCTAGTgggagagacaaaaataaataaaagcaatgttTAAGTGTTATGATGGGTAGAGCAGAAGTACCGAAGCATGAAAGAACACTAGACTGTAACTTCTGTGAGTGCAGGAGCCATGTCTCTTAACCCACCAATACAGGGCTGAggtaaaaaaacatttaatagttGGTAGGTTACAGACTAACTGGTGATGTACACCCAGCACCTGGCATGGTACCTGATAAAAAATAgcacttaatatttgttgaataaatgaataatagaaCATCAAACTCTGCTTAATGAAGTCTTGACAGAAGAAGTGATATGTGAGTTgaattttgaaggatgagtagaattTCATAAGAGTGAGCATTACATTCAAGATTTCACTTCAGCCCTTTTCAGTGAGTAACTGGAGAAGTGAAAGATAAATTCATCAACCATTTCCTCCACCTTAGAGCCCACACAGGTGTTGCAGCCAAGAGTCTAAAAAGAACAGCAATTTTCAAACAGGGCTAGTATGGGGCCTGATAAAACTTACCTGCTTCCTCGGTACCAATTTGGAGATTCCTGTAGGTGAAAAAAAATGGGAGTGAAGGAAGCTGCAGCTAGGATTAGGGTTCTAATCAATGAATGTTACTTGCTAGATAACTAAGCTGCAATGTCCTCTAGCTGTGGTTGCTAAGATTCCcagtaggagaaaaaaatagcaatgttTCCCTAGGAAATTACTAGCTTTGACGGAATGAAATTTTAGTTCCTTTTCATAAAAACACTTTGGGAATCCCAAAGACTGATTTATGTGGGAAAATATGGAGAGTCTatgggggagagaaaggaaaatgacaggaTAAAATGTGCTAGAATAGTTACAGCAATAGGATCAATAGGAAAatcatataaatacaaagaacattcTTAGGAAGCAAGAAATGTCTAGGAAATAGAGTTGgattggaggaagaggaagggtcCTAAGGTGCCTTGGGATTCttgaagagaaattttaagttACAACAGATGTCTCTTCAATAAGAGAGTTTCCCAAATGGTATGTCGTGACTTACTGATGTTCGAGAATGGGTTATCAGTGTGCTACATACTGATCCTTTCAGTCCTCCTAGCTCTTCTGTGGCCTTGACCATTTATTACAGTGCACTTGTTGTATAAATATTATCAGTTATTTATGCCACGATGTGGAAAAAGTTAGGAAACATTTTCTATACAGCATCTAGTCAGCTAGATAGATGGGAAAAGTAGGAGAGAAAATAATAGTAAGGAATACCTGTTTCATTTACCTTTAGAATGGCAAGACATTTCTTCAgttctccattttccttctttaagaCTGACAGCTCTCTATGCAAAAGATGGAAATAATCATCTCCAGTAGATCAGTGGGATACAAACCccaatttttattgttgttgacaTCTAGTTAATGCTTATAGAGAGATGCTTGTCCCTATACAAGGTATCTCTGTCAGAGATCTAGGGATTCAGTAGACAGAGGCAGAGTTTGATGGCCGGGAGAATCAGGTGGACAAAATAAGCAGTCACTGGGTATGATTTCAGATGGGTTTACATAGAGTTCCATTTCCTCTCCACACACACCCCTGGCCTGCTGCTGTCTGAAAACGTCCATTAAGGATTCCATCTTTTGGCTTAAGATTTCCAAAATATGCTCTCCTAgaggtaacatttttttaatttattttttaaagatcttatttatttatttgacagagcaagggAGCACAAtcaggaagagcagcagagggagagggagaagcaggctctccactgagcagggagcccgatgtgggactcgatcccagaaccctgggatcatgacctgagctgaaggcagatgcttaaccatccgagccactgaggcacccctagAGGTAACATTTTAAATGCTATCTCTCATCTTTATCACTGAAAAGCTATGCctgatttctccaaagaagcagTTTTTGACAGGGAAGTACAAGAGGAAAGCTATAAAGTGAGGAGGGCCCCtacagggaagaaagagaaaaacaaaatggggaTTGAGGGGACCAAAAATTCTGTACCTGATTTACCCAAGACAAACATAAACACATGCAACAATGTTCAGGCTTTGCAACCGTAAGGAAATAAGGGCTACAGCtcctctgaaagaaaaaaaagctctctGGTGATTTAATTTGTCACTTACATTTCCTGGTTGGTCACCGTCTGCTGTGCCTCCTGAAGGGCTGCTTCTAACTTTGTAATTCTATGCTTATAAAAGGCGAGGAGGAgatctgtttgtttcttctggAAACTCCACACCTACCAGGGAAAAATAGATCTTTGACATATACCCCCATATCTCCTTTCCTCTTACTTCTGGCAACAAAGGGAAATCCATCAATTCATCCTTTAATACTGATCATTTTCTTCCAGAGCATCTGGCCTAATCCATGATTCCCCAAAACTGGAGGATTTGGCACTAAGGAAAGCCAAAGTTTCTCATTTCCAGGACAAGGACTTTTTAATATCTTAATGAGAATATTCTGGCACAGTAGAATGGTCCTTTAAAAACATAAGCTTTCATCTTGAGCAAGAAGAGTGAtagcaaaaaaatttttcaagCTTATAACTGGTTTTGACCTAACTTGTCTACTATTAGTCTGGACTCAACTTCCACATTCCTAGCTATTACAAAACACTGGTAACCAATTTACTTTCCCCAAGGTATTCACACAGGGGCACTTGCAGGCTGTTTATGCTGCTA
This genomic interval carries:
- the RNF212B gene encoding RING finger protein 212B, which translates into the protein MDWFHCNQCFRKEGNDFFVTSCGHIFCKKCVTLEKCAVCGTACKHLALSNNLKPQEKIYFKSPVETALQYFSHISQVWSFQKKQTDLLLAFYKHRITKLEAALQEAQQTVTNQEIELSVLKKENGELKKCLAILKESPNWYRGSRLATPRPVGITSPSQSVTPRPSSQHSSLVVSRSPSVESIPYRMSGFSSLGQGARGLQGRSTPRDSYIETPSPASTHSLSYRPSPASSGQGIFSFRPSLNGGDSGHTRVLTPNNSGQRESRTPLESLSGFQLPVQQTLYEQRQMGLARSREAWTISR